In Micromonospora sp. WMMA1363, a genomic segment contains:
- a CDS encoding antibiotic biosynthesis monooxygenase has product MSDLEARPAFDGAAPQRSAPRVRVLVYAAAPSDEPDAVATAYHRISRDLAGTPGLLRNELLRAADDDRAFVVMSEWTSLAAFRAWEVGATHRDATAPLRDYQRVPGPHPFGIYEVTATY; this is encoded by the coding sequence ATGTCCGACCTGGAGGCACGGCCCGCGTTCGATGGTGCCGCACCGCAGCGATCGGCGCCCCGGGTCCGGGTCCTGGTCTACGCCGCCGCCCCCTCCGACGAGCCCGACGCCGTGGCGACCGCGTACCACCGGATCAGCCGCGATCTGGCCGGCACCCCGGGCCTGCTGCGCAACGAACTGCTCCGGGCCGCCGACGACGACCGCGCGTTCGTCGTGATGAGCGAGTGGACGAGCCTGGCCGCCTTCCGCGCCTGGGAGGTCGGGGCGACCCACCGCGACGCCACCGCCCCGCTGCGCGACTACCAGCGCGTGCCCGGCCCCCACCCGTTCGGCATCTACGAGGTCACCGCCACGTACTGA
- a CDS encoding DUF1772 domain-containing protein, with protein MPLLVAVALVANGVAVGVMVSTVIGLAPMSLAVPYQTYVGTVQFLWRRYDPLMPALNATACALVLVLVATVDDSAARALFGTAGALLVLVMVISVVKNVPINRYVMSLDPRRPPADWARTDPRVRWRNWNLLRTTLAVLAFAVNVSAVAVLLGAAASP; from the coding sequence ATGCCACTTCTGGTGGCGGTCGCGCTGGTGGCCAACGGCGTGGCGGTCGGTGTGATGGTCTCCACAGTCATCGGGCTGGCACCGATGAGCCTGGCCGTGCCGTACCAGACCTACGTCGGGACCGTGCAGTTCCTCTGGAGACGCTACGACCCGCTCATGCCGGCGCTCAACGCGACCGCCTGTGCCCTGGTCCTGGTACTCGTCGCCACCGTCGACGACAGCGCCGCTCGGGCGCTGTTCGGCACCGCCGGCGCCCTGCTGGTGCTGGTGATGGTGATCTCGGTGGTGAAGAACGTGCCGATCAACCGGTACGTGATGTCGCTCGACCCGCGACGCCCGCCCGCCGACTGGGCGCGGACCGACCCGCGGGTCCGCTGGCGGAACTGGAACCTGCTGCGCACGACGCTGGCCGTGCTGGCGTTCGCCGTGAACGTGAGTGCCGTGGCGGTGCTGCTCGGCGCCGCCGCGAGCCCCTGA
- a CDS encoding SDR family NAD(P)-dependent oxidoreductase, with translation MDVAGKKVLVTGGSRGIGRAIVLSFARAGADVVTCYRTESEVVGSLVEELKATPGTHQVVRADITNAADVAALVEEARLRFGRLDAVVNNAGVISHVPFAELPPDEWRSVIDNNLTAAARVTQAALPLLGAGSSVVNVGSRVATVGIPLRAHYTAAKFGLIGLTRSLAKELGPQGIRVNVVAPGPVQTETDTPPAVLERYKNLIPLGRLGEADEIAAVVRFLASDSASFVSGETINVDGGI, from the coding sequence ATGGACGTTGCCGGGAAGAAAGTGCTGGTGACCGGCGGCAGCCGGGGCATCGGACGGGCGATCGTGCTGTCCTTCGCCCGCGCCGGAGCCGACGTCGTGACCTGCTACCGGACGGAGAGCGAGGTGGTCGGCAGCCTCGTCGAGGAACTCAAGGCCACCCCCGGCACCCACCAGGTGGTCCGGGCCGACATCACCAACGCCGCGGACGTCGCCGCGCTCGTCGAGGAGGCCCGGCTGCGGTTCGGGCGCCTCGACGCGGTGGTCAACAACGCGGGCGTGATCAGTCACGTGCCGTTCGCCGAGCTGCCGCCGGACGAGTGGCGGTCCGTCATCGACAACAACCTCACCGCCGCGGCCCGGGTGACCCAGGCGGCGCTGCCGCTGCTCGGCGCGGGCTCCTCGGTGGTCAACGTTGGCTCCCGGGTGGCGACCGTCGGCATTCCGCTGCGCGCCCACTACACCGCCGCCAAGTTCGGGCTGATCGGACTCACCCGATCGCTGGCCAAGGAGCTGGGACCGCAGGGCATCCGGGTGAACGTGGTGGCTCCCGGCCCGGTGCAGACCGAGACGGACACCCCGCCGGCGGTGCTGGAACGGTACAAGAACCTGATCCCGCTGGGCCGGCTCGGCGAGGCCGACGAGATCGCCGCGGTGGTTCGGTTCCTGGCCAGTGACAGCGCGAGCTTCGTCAGCGGCGAGACCATCAACGTCGACGGGGGGATCTGA
- a CDS encoding acetyl-CoA carboxylase carboxyltransferase subunit alpha, with protein MSVPTLSPPAPEWVSCGTCRGLTYGPRFDRDLRVCPGCGHHSRLTAGQRIEQLLDPGSVRPLEPPTVSEDPLGFVDSHPYPDRLRAARGSTGLVEAVTCVTGTLMGHPLVAAVMDFRFLGGSLGVGVGAAITAAADTARDIRSPLLLVTASGGARMQEGTLALMQMAKTSQAMAELDEAGILTICLVTDPTYGGVAASFATLGDVVVAEPGARIGFAGRRVIEQTIGHALPEGFQTAEFLLTRGLLDAVVPRSALRPTLARLLAAGTPVGGTPAATRIRLVRDPAELPVREAADVVAAARHPQRPTTLDYLVQVFDDFLELRGDRASGDCPAIVGGIGRLDGRPVVVIGSQKGRDTAERVQRNFGMALPEGYRKAARLMRLAAKLGLPVVTLVDTPGAHPGVDAEERGQAWVIAETIRLMSRLPVPVVAVVTGEGGSGGALALAVADRVLACAGAMYSVISPEGCAAILWKDPAAAPRAAAALQIGSRDLLRHGIVDAVVPEPPDGAHEDPVTAADLLRAALIESLQEIAAVAATDLVAGRRRRFRRFGTEESRWA; from the coding sequence GTGAGCGTCCCGACCCTGTCCCCACCCGCGCCGGAGTGGGTCAGCTGCGGTACCTGCCGCGGCCTGACCTACGGTCCGCGCTTCGACCGGGACCTGCGGGTGTGCCCCGGCTGTGGTCACCACAGCCGGCTCACCGCCGGTCAACGCATCGAGCAGCTGCTGGACCCGGGATCCGTCCGGCCGCTGGAGCCGCCGACCGTGAGTGAGGACCCGCTCGGCTTCGTGGACTCCCACCCGTACCCGGACCGGCTCCGCGCCGCCCGCGGCAGCACCGGCCTGGTCGAGGCGGTCACCTGCGTGACCGGCACCCTGATGGGCCACCCGCTGGTGGCTGCCGTGATGGATTTCCGCTTCCTTGGTGGCAGCCTTGGCGTCGGGGTCGGCGCGGCCATCACCGCCGCCGCCGACACCGCGCGCGACATCCGCAGCCCACTGCTCCTGGTCACCGCCTCCGGCGGGGCGCGGATGCAGGAGGGCACGCTCGCCCTGATGCAGATGGCGAAGACCAGCCAGGCGATGGCCGAGTTGGACGAGGCCGGCATCCTGACGATCTGCCTGGTGACCGACCCGACGTACGGCGGGGTGGCAGCCTCCTTCGCGACGCTCGGCGACGTCGTCGTCGCGGAGCCCGGCGCCCGTATCGGCTTCGCCGGCCGGCGGGTGATCGAGCAGACCATCGGGCACGCGCTGCCCGAGGGCTTCCAGACCGCCGAGTTCCTGCTGACCCGCGGCCTGCTCGACGCGGTGGTTCCGCGTTCGGCGCTCCGCCCGACGCTCGCCCGGCTGCTGGCCGCCGGTACCCCGGTCGGCGGCACCCCGGCGGCGACCCGGATTCGACTCGTCCGCGATCCCGCCGAGCTGCCCGTCCGCGAGGCCGCGGACGTGGTGGCGGCGGCCCGGCACCCACAGCGCCCCACCACCCTCGACTACCTCGTCCAGGTCTTCGACGACTTCTTGGAACTGCGGGGCGACCGGGCCTCGGGCGACTGTCCCGCCATCGTCGGCGGGATCGGGCGGCTCGACGGCCGGCCGGTGGTCGTCATCGGCAGCCAGAAGGGCCGGGACACGGCCGAGCGTGTCCAGCGCAACTTCGGGATGGCACTGCCGGAGGGCTACCGCAAGGCAGCCCGGCTCATGCGGCTCGCCGCCAAGCTGGGCCTGCCGGTCGTCACCCTCGTCGACACCCCCGGTGCACACCCTGGCGTGGACGCCGAGGAGCGTGGGCAGGCGTGGGTCATCGCCGAGACCATCCGCCTGATGTCCAGGTTGCCGGTGCCGGTGGTCGCGGTGGTCACCGGCGAGGGCGGCAGCGGCGGAGCGCTGGCCCTCGCCGTCGCCGACCGCGTTCTGGCCTGCGCCGGCGCAATGTACTCGGTGATCAGTCCGGAAGGGTGCGCCGCGATCCTGTGGAAGGATCCGGCCGCCGCACCCCGGGCCGCCGCGGCGTTGCAGATCGGCTCCCGGGACCTGCTGCGCCACGGCATCGTCGACGCGGTGGTGCCCGAGCCGCCGGACGGCGCGCACGAGGACCCGGTCACCGCGGCGGATCTGCTTCGAGCCGCGCTGATCGAGTCCCTTCAGGAGATCGCCGCGGTCGCGGCGACGGATCTGGTGGCCGGCCGCCGGCGACGGTTCCGGCGGTTCGGCACCGAGGAGTCGAGGTGGGCATGA
- a CDS encoding biotin/lipoyl-containing protein, giving the protein MTNEATDPASRGIDELCRQATQLARTAPAPLRSVRVQAGELLVALEWPDTPAVPTVGVAVPAVPAVTPVAGETPPAVGTFTVAAPLVGTFYRSPAPGAPPFVEVGQDVASGQQVAIVEAMKLMNPVEVDRPGRVVEVCVADGAEVEYGEVLFVLASPEGDAA; this is encoded by the coding sequence ATGACCAACGAGGCGACCGACCCGGCCTCCCGCGGCATCGACGAGCTGTGCCGGCAGGCGACCCAGCTCGCGCGGACCGCCCCGGCGCCGCTGCGTAGCGTTCGGGTGCAGGCCGGCGAGCTGCTCGTGGCGCTGGAGTGGCCGGACACACCGGCTGTCCCGACGGTCGGGGTGGCAGTGCCTGCCGTGCCGGCGGTCACCCCCGTCGCGGGGGAGACACCCCCGGCGGTCGGCACGTTCACTGTCGCGGCGCCGCTGGTGGGCACCTTCTACCGGTCCCCGGCGCCCGGTGCGCCGCCCTTCGTCGAGGTGGGCCAGGACGTCGCGTCCGGCCAGCAGGTGGCGATCGTCGAGGCGATGAAGCTGATGAACCCGGTGGAGGTCGACCGGCCGGGCCGGGTGGTCGAGGTGTGTGTGGCCGACGGCGCCGAGGTCGAGTACGGCGAGGTGCTCTTCGTGCTCGCGTCCCCCGAGGGGGACGCGGCGTGA
- a CDS encoding AfsR/SARP family transcriptional regulator — protein sequence MVFRILGPLSVTHEDRDITPTAPKVRQVLAFLLVRRNQVVQVSEFVDELWGDNPPDSAMTTLQTYVYKLRKDVLDPSGLARLHTQSCGYLLDVNDNEIDVYHFERLAQQGRREREHGDAQRASELLTEALALWRAPALLGVNAGEILSAHMTRLEENKLRVLGMRIEADMQLGRYEELISELKELVRSYPLHERFHANLMTALDRSGRRYEAFEVYRRLRELLIDELGLEPSPAVQRLHRSLLNTEPGESRPAPRPTAPAERAPIRTAVPAQLPPDVPDFTGREEVVRRVRAVLAAGQDQRTAPAAVSICGMTGVGKTTLALHVGHLERARYPHGQLFADLRGSSRTPTPQLDVLAGFLRALCVPEQQIPPTVEERSSLYRTWTNGRRLLVVLDDAATASQIAPLVPATPESAVVVTSRWGLQVLPGIQVTKLDVMTIGEAVALLGAMVGASRVDAEPGEAERIADRCGYLPLALRCVGARLAAAPTWPLRKITALIEHGPAALDQLRFAEFDVRTNYDETYYRLEPHDRSALRLLSLLPPPHFTAATAANLLGGAADAVETQLSRLVACNLLEARADQGVVRYQLHRLTRLYARERLNHEFIEPRLGSNA from the coding sequence ATGGTGTTCCGCATTCTTGGCCCACTGTCCGTTACTCACGAGGATCGGGATATCACCCCGACCGCACCGAAGGTTCGCCAGGTATTGGCTTTTCTTCTGGTGCGCCGCAACCAGGTCGTGCAGGTCAGCGAATTCGTCGACGAGTTGTGGGGGGACAACCCGCCGGACAGCGCGATGACCACCCTGCAGACATACGTCTACAAGCTACGCAAAGACGTGCTCGACCCGTCCGGCCTGGCCCGGCTGCACACCCAGTCCTGCGGCTACCTGCTCGACGTCAACGACAATGAAATTGATGTATACCACTTCGAGAGGTTGGCTCAGCAGGGCCGCCGTGAACGCGAACACGGCGACGCGCAACGTGCCAGCGAACTGCTCACCGAAGCACTCGCGCTCTGGCGCGCCCCCGCCCTGCTCGGGGTCAACGCCGGCGAGATCCTCTCCGCCCACATGACCCGCCTCGAGGAGAACAAGCTCCGCGTGCTCGGCATGCGCATCGAGGCCGACATGCAGCTCGGCCGGTACGAGGAACTGATCAGCGAACTCAAGGAACTGGTCCGCAGCTACCCGTTGCACGAGCGGTTCCACGCCAACCTGATGACCGCGTTGGACCGGTCGGGCCGACGGTACGAGGCGTTCGAGGTCTACCGGCGGCTGCGGGAACTACTCATCGACGAGCTGGGGCTGGAACCGTCCCCCGCCGTGCAGCGGCTGCACCGGTCCCTGCTCAACACCGAGCCGGGGGAGAGCCGGCCGGCCCCCCGCCCCACCGCGCCCGCCGAGCGGGCCCCGATCCGGACGGCGGTGCCCGCCCAACTGCCACCCGACGTACCCGACTTCACCGGCCGGGAGGAGGTGGTGCGGCGGGTCCGCGCGGTCCTCGCCGCCGGGCAGGACCAGCGCACCGCGCCCGCCGCGGTATCCATCTGCGGCATGACCGGCGTGGGCAAGACGACCCTGGCGCTGCACGTCGGCCACCTGGAACGGGCCCGGTACCCGCACGGACAGCTCTTCGCCGACCTGCGTGGCTCGTCCCGCACCCCGACCCCCCAGCTGGACGTCCTCGCCGGGTTCCTGCGGGCGCTGTGCGTACCGGAGCAGCAGATTCCGCCGACCGTGGAGGAACGCAGCAGCCTCTACCGCACCTGGACCAACGGCCGACGACTGCTGGTGGTCCTCGACGACGCGGCCACCGCCTCCCAGATCGCCCCGCTCGTGCCGGCGACGCCGGAGAGCGCCGTCGTGGTGACCAGCCGGTGGGGGTTGCAGGTGCTACCGGGCATCCAGGTAACCAAGCTCGACGTGATGACCATCGGTGAGGCGGTGGCGCTACTGGGCGCCATGGTGGGCGCGTCGCGGGTGGACGCCGAGCCCGGGGAGGCCGAACGGATCGCCGACCGGTGCGGATACCTGCCGCTGGCGCTGCGCTGCGTCGGCGCCCGGCTCGCCGCCGCGCCCACGTGGCCACTGCGGAAGATCACCGCGCTGATCGAGCACGGGCCGGCCGCGCTGGACCAGCTGCGATTCGCCGAGTTCGACGTCCGCACCAACTACGACGAGACCTACTACCGGCTGGAGCCGCACGACCGCAGCGCCCTACGCCTGCTCAGCCTGCTTCCGCCGCCGCACTTCACCGCCGCCACCGCGGCCAACCTGCTCGGCGGCGCCGCCGACGCGGTGGAGACACAGCTCAGCCGCCTGGTCGCCTGCAACCTGTTGGAGGCGCGGGCGGACCAGGGCGTGGTCCGCTACCAGCTGCACCGGCTGACCCGGCTTTACGCGCGGGAACGCCTCAACCACGAGTTCATCGAGCCTCGCCTGGGCTCCAACGCCTGA
- a CDS encoding SchA/CurD-like domain-containing protein, producing MPYAAITYQVKQGHEEEIAEIFANFRRVDSPVLRDDDGSEVGELLGTAVFIQGELMVRVIHYRGDFAAIGRHMAKQQGVHLLEGKLAPYLAEQRDTKTTEGFQTYFRNATMRCISQLSRDDYVAPQPR from the coding sequence ATGCCATACGCCGCCATCACCTACCAGGTCAAGCAGGGGCACGAGGAGGAGATCGCCGAGATCTTCGCGAACTTCCGGCGGGTGGACTCGCCGGTGCTGCGGGACGACGACGGCAGCGAGGTCGGCGAACTGCTCGGCACCGCCGTGTTCATTCAGGGCGAGCTCATGGTACGGGTCATCCACTACCGGGGGGACTTCGCCGCGATCGGCCGGCACATGGCCAAGCAGCAGGGGGTGCACCTGTTGGAGGGCAAGCTCGCCCCGTACCTGGCCGAGCAGCGGGACACGAAGACGACCGAGGGCTTCCAGACGTACTTCCGCAACGCCACGATGCGCTGCATCTCGCAGCTGTCGCGGGACGACTACGTGGCCCCACAGCCGCGCTGA
- a CDS encoding antibiotic biosynthesis monooxygenase family protein gives MAAGDGSEVFRVMLRMTIHPGMEREFEQTWHRVGSAIVQHPANLGHWLSRSTEEESVYYVVSDWVDEPRFREFEHSDAHVEHRTKLHPYRSGGSMTTMRVVYGMTGAAAAR, from the coding sequence ATGGCCGCCGGGGACGGCTCGGAGGTCTTCCGGGTCATGCTGCGCATGACCATCCACCCCGGCATGGAGCGGGAGTTCGAGCAGACCTGGCACCGGGTCGGCAGCGCGATCGTCCAGCACCCGGCGAACCTCGGCCACTGGTTGTCCCGCAGCACCGAGGAGGAGTCGGTCTACTACGTGGTCAGTGACTGGGTCGACGAGCCGCGCTTCCGCGAGTTCGAGCACAGCGACGCGCACGTGGAGCACCGCACCAAGCTGCACCCGTACCGCTCCGGCGGGTCGATGACGACCATGCGCGTCGTGTACGGGATGACCGGCGCGGCGGCGGCCCGGTGA
- a CDS encoding acyl carrier protein gives MTTIDLDDVRRLLRESAGVDESVDLDGDVGDREFQELGYDSLAVLELTARIEHESGVKVREDDVPDLTTPARLVDYVNRHAVVS, from the coding sequence GTGACGACAATCGATCTCGACGACGTACGGCGGCTGCTGCGCGAGAGCGCCGGCGTGGACGAGTCGGTCGACCTCGACGGCGACGTCGGCGACCGAGAGTTCCAGGAGTTGGGCTACGACTCGCTCGCGGTGCTGGAGCTGACCGCCCGCATCGAGCACGAGTCCGGGGTGAAGGTCCGCGAGGACGACGTGCCGGACCTGACCACCCCGGCCCGCCTCGTCGACTACGTGAACCGGCACGCGGTGGTGTCGTGA
- a CDS encoding FAD-dependent oxidoreductase: protein MPSGRTGRREPAAETYDETTDVLVVGGGYAGLAAALFLAHQGVATVLVDRHPGSSVQGRARGINQRTMELYRPLGIAESIRRAGRPFDDEAGVVRCEALSAEWTWLLADDTRKPLPELTPAEFVMADQRSVEPILVDSARARGADVRFGTRCVSTRPDDDGVTTVVEDAAGGARRVVRSRFLVAADGFRGRIRETVGIDRAGPGVTQHWVTFLVRADLAGIVRQRAMFWIVVNDELGLASFLTTSVPDEWAMSVSFDPARTPTSSYTAERCRELARSFLGVDRPVEVLDVAAWEEAVGVADRFRAGRVFLVGDTAHVWPPAGAMGANAAVQDAHNLAWKLAGVLGGWAGEGLLDAYEAERRPAALALADITVARQRARFGEEPATEDVDDVLCTLGQRYRSTATVGATHDTVYGRQLPRRAMPGLRAPHLWLDRGGRRISVHDLCHDAFVLLTGSAAVRWDGVGSLVARELSVPLRAYRIGSAAAGADLVDVERVFAARYGAAGATLLRPDGYVAWCSPDAVVDPAAALREALRTVLGRAD, encoded by the coding sequence ATGCCGAGTGGCCGGACGGGGCGGCGGGAGCCCGCCGCCGAAACGTACGACGAGACGACGGACGTCCTGGTGGTTGGGGGTGGCTACGCCGGCCTGGCGGCGGCGCTGTTCCTCGCCCACCAGGGGGTGGCGACGGTGCTGGTGGACCGGCATCCCGGCAGCTCGGTGCAGGGCCGCGCGCGGGGGATCAACCAGCGGACCATGGAGTTGTACCGGCCGTTGGGGATCGCGGAGTCGATCCGCCGGGCCGGCCGGCCGTTCGACGACGAGGCAGGGGTGGTCCGCTGCGAGGCCCTCAGCGCGGAGTGGACGTGGCTGCTGGCCGACGACACCCGCAAGCCACTGCCCGAGCTGACCCCGGCCGAGTTCGTGATGGCCGACCAGCGCAGCGTGGAGCCGATCCTGGTCGACTCCGCCCGCGCCCGCGGGGCGGACGTCCGGTTCGGCACCCGGTGCGTGTCGACAAGGCCGGACGACGACGGCGTCACCACGGTGGTCGAGGACGCGGCGGGCGGGGCCCGGCGTGTTGTCCGGTCCCGTTTCCTGGTGGCGGCGGACGGATTCCGGGGGCGGATCCGGGAGACGGTCGGGATCGACCGGGCCGGGCCGGGGGTCACCCAGCACTGGGTGACGTTCCTGGTCCGGGCCGACCTGGCCGGGATCGTCCGGCAGCGGGCTATGTTCTGGATCGTGGTGAACGACGAGCTCGGCCTCGCCTCGTTCCTGACCACCTCGGTACCGGACGAGTGGGCGATGAGCGTGAGCTTCGACCCGGCGCGTACCCCGACGTCGTCGTACACCGCCGAGCGCTGCCGGGAGCTGGCCAGGTCGTTCCTCGGCGTCGACCGGCCGGTCGAGGTACTCGACGTGGCCGCCTGGGAGGAGGCGGTCGGCGTGGCCGACCGGTTCCGGGCCGGGCGGGTGTTCCTCGTCGGGGACACGGCGCACGTCTGGCCGCCGGCCGGTGCCATGGGCGCGAACGCCGCCGTGCAGGACGCCCACAACCTGGCCTGGAAGCTCGCCGGCGTGCTCGGCGGCTGGGCCGGCGAGGGCCTGCTCGACGCGTACGAGGCGGAGCGCCGGCCGGCCGCGCTGGCCCTGGCCGACATCACCGTCGCGCGACAGCGGGCCCGCTTCGGCGAGGAGCCGGCGACCGAGGACGTCGACGACGTGCTCTGCACGCTCGGGCAACGCTACCGGTCGACGGCGACGGTCGGCGCGACCCACGACACGGTATACGGGCGCCAGCTGCCCCGGCGTGCCATGCCGGGCCTGCGGGCGCCGCACCTGTGGCTGGATCGCGGCGGGCGGCGCATCTCGGTGCACGACCTCTGCCACGACGCGTTCGTGCTGCTGACCGGCAGCGCGGCGGTCCGCTGGGACGGGGTCGGGTCGCTGGTGGCGCGGGAGCTGTCGGTGCCGCTGCGGGCGTACCGGATCGGGTCGGCGGCGGCCGGCGCGGACCTGGTCGACGTCGAGCGGGTATTCGCGGCCCGGTACGGCGCCGCCGGGGCGACGCTGCTGCGGCCGGACGGCTACGTGGCCTGGTGTTCTCCGGATGCGGTGGTCGATCCGGCCGCCGCGCTGCGGGAGGCACTACGTACCGTGCTGGGTCGGGCCGACTGA
- a CDS encoding SDR family oxidoreductase → MDLGLTGKRVLVTGATRGIGRATARAFADEGARVAVTYHTSAAAAEQVVEDLGGEDRALAVPYDLADPASARAAVRRVEERWGGVDVLVANAQTWVWINPEDLPSYQDLPLQEWLDRFRENVEGHLWTVREVLGGMRRRGWGRVVLLSSVTALHGNPGSEVYGAAKAALHGFVRGLMWTRDGVLANVVAPGGTLTESLDDVDPELVARAARDTPSGRLSTAADVARLVVFLASAANGNVNGEIVRTAGGR, encoded by the coding sequence ATGGATCTCGGCCTGACGGGGAAGCGGGTGCTGGTGACCGGGGCGACCCGGGGGATCGGCCGGGCCACCGCGCGGGCCTTCGCCGACGAGGGGGCCCGGGTCGCCGTCACCTACCACACCTCGGCGGCGGCCGCCGAGCAGGTGGTCGAGGACTTGGGCGGGGAGGACCGCGCGCTCGCGGTGCCGTACGACCTGGCCGACCCGGCCTCGGCGCGGGCGGCGGTGCGCCGGGTGGAGGAGCGCTGGGGCGGGGTCGACGTGTTGGTGGCCAACGCCCAGACCTGGGTGTGGATCAACCCGGAGGACCTACCGTCGTACCAGGACCTGCCGCTCCAGGAGTGGCTGGACCGGTTCCGGGAGAACGTGGAGGGCCACCTGTGGACGGTCCGGGAGGTGCTCGGTGGGATGCGCCGGCGTGGGTGGGGCCGGGTGGTCCTGCTCTCCTCGGTCACCGCCCTGCACGGCAACCCGGGGTCGGAGGTCTACGGGGCCGCGAAGGCGGCGCTGCACGGCTTCGTCCGCGGGCTGATGTGGACCCGGGACGGGGTGCTGGCCAACGTGGTCGCTCCCGGCGGGACGCTGACCGAGAGCCTGGACGATGTCGACCCGGAGTTGGTCGCACGGGCCGCCCGGGACACCCCGAGCGGCCGGCTCAGCACCGCGGCGGACGTGGCCCGGCTGGTGGTCTTCCTCGCCTCGGCGGCGAACGGCAATGTCAACGGGGAGATCGTCCGGACCGCCGGCGGCCGGTGA
- a CDS encoding biotin carboxylase N-terminal domain-containing protein, whose product MFSTVLIANRGEIALRVARTCRELGIRTIAVCSDSDRDSAVARYADKCVRIGPSAARLSYLNPAAIVTAALQNGAEAVHPGYGFLSEDPDFAEICAANGLTFVGPPAALLRRLGDKAQAREIARAAGLPVLPGSSRSPASLEEARETAALIGYPVIIKATAGGGGRGMTVVRDPREFGRSWVRLRVVAQATFNDPRLYLEKFLGNARHVEVQLLGDGAGGVIHLGERDCSVQRRRQKLVEETPAPGLPGELADRIRSAAVHAAREVRYAGAGTYEFLVGDDGEFVFMEVNCRIQVEHPVTEQVTGIDLVREQLRVAAGYGLSVTQEDVRPRGVSIEVRVNAEDPERGFLPTPGLLDEFLPPSGPFVRVDTHGFPGFRVTADYDPLLAKVTVWAPDRRQAIERVDRALAEFRVAGCGVHTTRDFLRQVVAHPVFRAAKHTTGFVDEMAVEDAVRLRLAS is encoded by the coding sequence GTGTTCTCCACCGTGCTGATCGCGAACCGGGGCGAGATCGCCCTCCGGGTCGCCCGGACCTGCCGGGAACTCGGCATCCGGACCATCGCGGTCTGCTCCGACAGCGACCGTGACTCGGCGGTGGCCCGGTACGCCGACAAGTGCGTCCGGATCGGACCGTCCGCGGCCCGGCTCAGCTACCTGAATCCCGCCGCGATCGTCACCGCGGCCCTGCAGAACGGCGCCGAGGCGGTGCACCCCGGCTACGGTTTCCTCTCCGAGGACCCGGACTTCGCCGAGATCTGCGCGGCCAACGGGCTGACCTTCGTCGGCCCGCCGGCCGCGCTGCTGCGCCGTCTCGGGGACAAGGCGCAGGCCCGCGAGATCGCCCGCGCGGCCGGCCTGCCGGTGCTGCCCGGTAGTTCCCGCTCACCCGCCTCGCTGGAGGAGGCGCGTGAGACTGCTGCCCTGATCGGTTACCCGGTGATCATCAAGGCGACGGCGGGTGGCGGCGGCCGGGGGATGACGGTCGTGCGGGATCCGCGCGAGTTCGGCCGCTCGTGGGTTCGGCTGCGGGTGGTGGCCCAGGCCACCTTCAACGACCCTCGCCTCTATCTGGAAAAGTTCCTGGGGAACGCCCGGCACGTCGAGGTGCAGCTGCTCGGCGACGGGGCCGGCGGCGTCATCCATTTGGGGGAGCGCGACTGTTCGGTGCAGCGGCGCCGCCAGAAGCTGGTGGAGGAGACCCCCGCGCCCGGCCTGCCCGGGGAACTGGCCGACCGGATCCGGTCGGCGGCGGTGCACGCGGCCCGGGAGGTGCGCTACGCCGGCGCCGGCACCTACGAGTTCCTGGTCGGCGACGACGGCGAGTTCGTCTTCATGGAGGTCAACTGCCGGATCCAGGTGGAGCATCCGGTCACCGAGCAGGTGACCGGCATCGACCTGGTACGCGAGCAACTGCGGGTCGCGGCCGGGTACGGACTGTCGGTGACCCAGGAGGACGTGCGGCCCCGGGGCGTCTCCATCGAGGTCCGGGTCAACGCGGAGGACCCGGAGCGGGGCTTCCTGCCCACGCCGGGGTTGCTCGACGAGTTCCTGCCACCGAGCGGACCGTTCGTCCGGGTGGACACACACGGCTTTCCCGGCTTCCGGGTCACCGCCGACTACGATCCGCTGTTGGCCAAGGTCACCGTCTGGGCCCCGGACCGGCGCCAGGCCATCGAGCGGGTCGACCGGGCGCTGGCCGAGTTCCGGGTGGCCGGCTGCGGCGTGCACACCACCCGCGACTTCCTCCGCCAGGTGGTGGCGCACCCGGTGTTTCGGGCCGCCAAGCACACCACCGGCTTCGTCGACGAGATGGCCGTCGAGGACGCCGTGCGGCTCCGCCTCGCGAGCTGA